A genomic region of Oncorhynchus mykiss isolate Arlee chromosome 2, USDA_OmykA_1.1, whole genome shotgun sequence contains the following coding sequences:
- the LOC110496063 gene encoding protein FAM107B isoform X2, translating to MAEPDYLEGDCEELIKPKKLLNPVKSSRNHQDLHRELMMNQKRGLAPQNKPELQKVLEKRKREQVLKAQREEQEAHTKRSDLEIELMKRQQKLEQLELDQQKDEEEQENTPEFVKMKSNLRRTKQEVNGEELTT from the exons ATGGCCGAGCCGGACTATCTGGAGGGGGACTGTGAGGAGCTGATCAAACCCAAGAAACTGTTGAACCCAGTCAAGAGCTCCAGAAACCACCAGGACCTCCATCGAGAACTCATGATGAACCAAAAGAG GGGCCTAGCTCCCCAGAACAAACCAGAGCTCCAGAAGGTtctggagaagagaaagagagagcaggtccTCAAGGCCCAGAGGGAGGAGCAGGAGGCACACACCAAGAGGAGCGACCTGGAGATAGAGCTCATGAAGAGACAACAGAAACTAgaacag CTTGAGTTGGACCAGCAGAAGgatgaggaggagcaggagaacaCCCCTGAGTTTGTGAAGATGAAGAGCAACCTGAGAAGGACCAAGCAGGAGGTCAATGGGGAGGAACTTACCACTTAG
- the LOC110496063 gene encoding protein FAM107B isoform X1, protein MATMCRMPVFPHLLQDRCVDTGLSLSLGRSVMAEPDYLEGDCEELIKPKKLLNPVKSSRNHQDLHRELMMNQKRGLAPQNKPELQKVLEKRKREQVLKAQREEQEAHTKRSDLEIELMKRQQKLEQLELDQQKDEEEQENTPEFVKMKSNLRRTKQEVNGEELTT, encoded by the exons ATGGCAACTATGTGTAGAATGCCAGTTTTTCCTCACCTCCTGCAGG ATCGGTGTGTGGAcacaggtctgtctctgtctctgggcaGGAGTGTAATGGCCGAGCCGGACTATCTGGAGGGGGACTGTGAGGAGCTGATCAAACCCAAGAAACTGTTGAACCCAGTCAAGAGCTCCAGAAACCACCAGGACCTCCATCGAGAACTCATGATGAACCAAAAGAG GGGCCTAGCTCCCCAGAACAAACCAGAGCTCCAGAAGGTtctggagaagagaaagagagagcaggtccTCAAGGCCCAGAGGGAGGAGCAGGAGGCACACACCAAGAGGAGCGACCTGGAGATAGAGCTCATGAAGAGACAACAGAAACTAgaacag CTTGAGTTGGACCAGCAGAAGgatgaggaggagcaggagaacaCCCCTGAGTTTGTGAAGATGAAGAGCAACCTGAGAAGGACCAAGCAGGAGGTCAATGGGGAGGAACTTACCACTTAG